The following are from one region of the Tenacibaculum dicentrarchi genome:
- a CDS encoding glycine--tRNA ligase has translation MAKQEDHFKKVISHAKEYGYVFQSSEIYDGLSAVYDYAQNGVELKKNIRDYWWKAMVQMHENIVGIDAAILMHPNTWKASGHVDAFTDPLIDNKDSKKRYRADVLVEDYCAKIETKIEKEVKKAEKRFGESFNKTEFLATNGRVLGYQEKINTILSRLGKSLEKEDLADVKLLIEELEIADPLTGSKNWTDVKQFNLMFGTKLGASAESAMDLYLRPETAQGIFVNFLNVQKTGRLKIPFGIAQTGKAFRNEIVARQFIFRMREFEQMELQFFVKPGTQKEWYNKWKETRLNWHLSLGMGADNYRFHDHEKLAHYADSAADIEFKFPFGFKELEGIHSRTDFDLKAHEEFSGKKLQYFDHEDNKSYTPCVVETSIGLDRMFLAVFSNSLQEEALENGTSRTVLKLPAVLAPIKAAILPLVKKDGLPEVARKIMEDLKWDFNVTYDEKDAVGRRYRRQDANGTPFCITVDHDTLNDNAVTIRYRDTMEQKRVPISELKDIIKQEVDVKNWLQKM, from the coding sequence ATGGCAAAACAAGAAGATCACTTTAAAAAAGTAATATCACACGCAAAAGAATATGGTTATGTATTTCAGTCTTCTGAAATCTATGACGGTTTAAGTGCGGTTTACGACTATGCTCAAAACGGAGTTGAGTTAAAGAAAAACATTAGAGATTATTGGTGGAAAGCAATGGTGCAAATGCACGAAAACATTGTAGGAATTGATGCGGCAATTTTGATGCACCCAAATACTTGGAAAGCTTCAGGGCATGTCGATGCTTTTACCGATCCTTTAATCGATAATAAAGATTCTAAAAAACGATATAGAGCCGATGTTTTAGTAGAGGATTACTGTGCTAAAATTGAAACTAAAATTGAAAAAGAAGTTAAAAAAGCCGAAAAACGCTTTGGAGAATCTTTTAATAAAACAGAGTTTCTTGCAACAAACGGACGTGTTTTAGGTTATCAAGAAAAAATTAATACCATTTTATCTCGCTTAGGAAAATCTTTAGAAAAAGAAGATTTAGCCGATGTAAAATTATTAATTGAAGAATTAGAAATTGCTGATCCATTAACAGGTTCTAAAAACTGGACGGATGTTAAGCAATTTAACTTAATGTTTGGTACTAAATTAGGTGCTTCTGCTGAATCTGCAATGGATTTATACCTACGCCCTGAAACGGCACAAGGTATTTTTGTAAACTTTTTAAACGTACAGAAAACAGGAAGATTAAAAATTCCTTTTGGAATTGCTCAAACAGGTAAAGCATTTCGTAACGAAATTGTGGCACGTCAATTTATTTTTAGAATGCGTGAGTTTGAACAAATGGAATTACAATTTTTTGTAAAACCTGGAACGCAAAAAGAATGGTACAATAAATGGAAAGAAACCCGTTTAAATTGGCATTTATCATTAGGAATGGGCGCAGATAATTATCGTTTTCACGACCATGAAAAATTAGCTCATTATGCTGATTCTGCTGCTGATATTGAGTTTAAGTTTCCTTTCGGATTTAAAGAATTAGAAGGAATTCACTCACGTACAGATTTCGATTTAAAAGCACACGAAGAGTTTTCAGGAAAGAAATTACAGTATTTTGACCATGAAGATAACAAAAGTTATACACCTTGTGTAGTAGAAACTTCTATCGGATTAGACAGAATGTTTTTAGCTGTTTTTTCAAATTCTTTACAAGAAGAAGCTTTAGAAAACGGAACTTCAAGAACTGTTTTAAAATTACCTGCCGTTTTAGCACCAATAAAAGCAGCTATTTTACCATTAGTTAAAAAAGATGGTTTACCTGAGGTTGCTCGTAAAATTATGGAAGATTTAAAGTGGGACTTTAACGTAACTTATGATGAAAAAGATGCCGTTGGTCGTCGTTACCGTCGTCAGGATGCTAATGGTACACCATTTTGTATTACTGTTGATCATGATACTTTAAATGACAACGCTGTTACGATTCGTTATAGAGATACTATGGAGCAAAAACGTGTTCCAATTTCTGAATTAAAAGATATTATAAAACAAGAAGTTGATGTAAAAAATTGGTTACAAAAAATGTAA
- a CDS encoding SGNH/GDSL hydrolase family protein — MTLKYTWLSVVFIGLVACDVNNDLDPITEKNEKETIISLESGSADFSNYVAVGASFTAGYTDGAVFKAAQKNSFPATLASKFAMAGGGKFTQPLMSDNFGGFTIGGKIEGAPRFYFNGSVPVMLGVTPTTEISNIKVGTYNNMGVSGLKSYHLGVKGYGALAGLPNANPYFIRMASSPMASVLEDVIAQNPTFFSLSEIGGNDVLSYAVSGGVGVDQKGNLNPATYGSKDITDPTVFASVFSTAVTALTSNGAKGVVANLPEVTSLPYFTTVPYAPLNPADPAFGAQIPTLNNVFGAINDVFVAIGVPERAIVFVADAASPVVIKDEALEDKTAQIIGTLLASPTFTTFVAGFGLPTDASTLQKVAGLLGTYYGQARQATADDLLVLPSSSIIGKVNENSVKFLLSQGLPVELAGMFSVEGVSLPLTDKWVLTTKEIEKVKRATAAYNTTIKDIVTQKGLAFVDFNAILKQAATSGLEFDNYFLKTTFITGGLVSLDGVHLTARGYALMANEMLKAIDKTYGSNFESATNGLAKAADFPTGYAATLK; from the coding sequence ATGACATTAAAATATACATGGTTATCGGTAGTTTTTATTGGGTTGGTAGCCTGTGATGTAAATAATGATTTAGATCCAATTACAGAAAAAAATGAAAAAGAAACCATAATTTCTTTAGAATCAGGTAGTGCTGATTTTTCAAATTATGTAGCAGTAGGCGCATCTTTTACCGCAGGATATACAGATGGAGCAGTATTTAAAGCAGCTCAAAAAAACTCATTTCCAGCAACCTTAGCATCTAAATTTGCGATGGCAGGCGGTGGTAAATTTACCCAGCCATTAATGAGCGATAATTTTGGTGGCTTTACAATTGGTGGAAAAATAGAAGGAGCACCTAGGTTCTATTTTAATGGATCAGTACCTGTAATGTTAGGAGTAACACCAACTACAGAAATATCAAATATTAAAGTAGGGACTTACAATAATATGGGAGTTTCTGGTTTAAAAAGTTATCATTTAGGAGTAAAAGGTTATGGTGCATTAGCGGGGTTACCAAACGCAAATCCTTATTTTATAAGAATGGCATCATCGCCAATGGCAAGTGTTTTAGAAGATGTAATCGCACAGAATCCAACCTTCTTTTCGTTATCAGAAATTGGTGGAAATGACGTGTTAAGTTATGCTGTTTCAGGTGGTGTTGGTGTTGACCAAAAAGGAAATTTAAATCCAGCAACTTATGGTAGTAAAGACATAACAGACCCTACTGTTTTTGCAAGTGTTTTTTCAACAGCTGTAACAGCTCTAACAAGCAATGGAGCTAAAGGAGTTGTCGCTAATTTACCAGAGGTTACATCACTACCTTATTTTACAACAGTGCCTTATGCTCCTTTAAACCCAGCAGATCCTGCTTTTGGCGCACAAATACCTACTTTAAATAATGTATTTGGTGCAATTAACGATGTATTTGTTGCTATTGGCGTGCCAGAACGTGCTATTGTATTTGTAGCAGATGCCGCTAGTCCTGTAGTTATAAAAGATGAAGCTTTAGAAGATAAAACAGCACAAATAATCGGAACATTATTAGCAAGCCCTACTTTTACTACTTTTGTAGCTGGCTTTGGTTTGCCTACCGATGCGAGTACTTTGCAAAAAGTAGCAGGTTTATTAGGAACTTATTATGGGCAAGCAAGACAAGCAACAGCCGATGATTTATTAGTTTTACCAAGCAGTAGTATTATTGGTAAAGTAAATGAAAATTCAGTGAAATTTTTATTGAGCCAAGGATTACCTGTAGAATTAGCAGGAATGTTTTCCGTAGAAGGAGTTTCGTTACCATTAACTGATAAGTGGGTATTAACTACTAAAGAAATTGAAAAAGTTAAAAGGGCAACAGCTGCTTATAACACTACAATTAAAGATATTGTAACTCAAAAAGGCTTGGCTTTTGTCGATTTTAACGCTATTTTAAAACAAGCTGCTACTAGCGGTTTAGAATTTGATAATTATTTTCTGAAAACGACTTTTATTACAGGTGGTTTAGTGAGTTTAGATGGTGTTCATTTAACAGCTAGAGGTTATGCTTTAATGGCAAATGAAATGCTAAAGGCAATTGATAAAACCTACGGATCTAACTTTGAGAGCGCAACCAATGGATTGGCTAAAGCGGCTGATTTTCCAACAGGTTACGCGGCTACTTTAAAGTAA